One genomic region from Nilaparvata lugens isolate BPH chromosome 3, ASM1435652v1, whole genome shotgun sequence encodes:
- the LOC111052452 gene encoding uncharacterized protein CG13380: protein MNNRPNSELKSVVCPDKGKGVVKRALTKDCICELPGGVIQCTTCGSIFCGRVRVKCAQHPNTIFISDFAKCINCNAPSYYLYMAAKK from the exons ATGAATAACAGGCCAAATTCTGAATTGAAAA GCGTGGTGTGCCCTGACAAGGGCAAAGGTGTAGTGAAACGAGCCCTCACCAAAGACTGCATCTGCGAACTGCCTGGCGGGGTGATTCAGTGCACAACATGTGGAAGCATCTTCTGCGGACGCGTCAGAGTCAAGTGCGCCCAACACCCCAAC ACAATCTTCATATCTGATTTCGCTAAATGCATCAACTGTAACGCTCCGTCGTACTATCTGTACATGGCTGCCAAAAAATGA